The Microbacterium horticulturae region CGACGAGGACGAGCACTCCGACCACCAGGACGCCGGTGAGTTCTCGCGAGCGGCGCGGCGCAAGGAACATCGTGGCGAGCGCGCGGAAGACACGAGCGGCCAGGAGGCAGGTGACGGTCCCGAGCACGGCCGCCCCCACTGCGGCGGGCCACGCCACTCCTCGTCGGATCCACAGGACCGCGAGACACACGGCCAATGCTGTCTCCGCAAGGACGGGCACTGTCAGCATGCCGGACGCAGCCAACGTCGCCGCGAGCCGCCCCGATCGCAGTCCGAAGCCGCGGAAAGCCCGTGGGTCCAGGGGATCCGTCGTCCCTGTGAGCAGTGGGGCCACGACGAAACCGAGGGTGATAGCACTCCCGCTGAGCACGGTGACCACGCCGGCGGTGGCGGCGCCCGCCGTCTGCAGCTGCAGCAGCCCCCAGCATCCGATCACCACGGCGACCGCCAGTACCAGCAGCGCCAGCGTCCTCCCAACGGCCGCGCCCGCGCCCCGACGGAGCGGGGCCACCAGGACCGCGAGCCTCAGTCGGAGAATCCGTGCAGCCACTCCAGGCCCTCCACATCGCTGAGCCCGCCGGCCAGCTGCAGGAATCGCTGCTCGAGCGTCAGCTCACCGCGCACCTCGTCGATGCTGCCCTCGGCGAGCACCTGCCCGGCGACGATCACCGCGACGCGTGCGCAGACGCGCTCGATCAGCTCCATGCCGTGACTGGAGAGGATGACGGTGCCGCCATGGTCCACATAGGTGGTGAGGATCTCGAGGATCACCGCTGACGAGACCGGGTCGACGGCCTCGAACGGCTCGTCAAGGACGAGCAGGCGCGGCGAGTGGAGCAGGGCACCCGCGAGCATGACCTTCTTCGTCATGCCGGCCGAATAGTCCGATACGGGGCGTCGCAGTGCTTCGACCATGTCGAAGGCGCGCGCGAGGTCGGCGATGCGGGCGTTGACGATCCCGGCATCCAGCCCCCGCAGCATCCCGGTGTAGAAGAGCAGCTGACGGCCGGTGAGCCGATCGAAGGTACGCAGCCGATCCGGCAGCACGCCGATCATCCGACTGATCTCGCGGGGATGCCGGCGCAGGTCCACCCCGCCGATCTCGATCGATCCTTGATCAGGGCGCAGCAGGCCCGAGATCATCGACAGAGTCGTCGTCTTCCCCGCGCCGTTCGGTCCGAGGATGCCGTAGAACGCGCCGGCCGGAACGGTCAAGTCGATGCCGCCCACCGCTGCGGTCGAGCCGAACGATTTGACCAGGCCCCGGATGACGACGGCCGGGACGTCCGAGTGCGGTTCAGCAAGCGGTTCAGCCGTCGGTGGGGCGCCCGCCTGGGGCTCGGCCTCGATCGCTTCCGGCGCGACCTCCCCGCGAGTGTCCGATTCCTGCGCAGGCACATCCTCGGGGACGGGCCCGGCTTCTTCCTCCGGTTCGGGCTCGGGTTCCAGCTCCGGTTCGGGTTCAGGTTCGGGCTCGGGTTCCAGCCCTGGTTCGGGTTCAGGTTCCGGTTCGGGCTCGGGTTCCAGCTCCGGTCCGGGCTCCGGCCCCGATTCAGGCTCCGGTTCGGATGTCGGCAGCGGAGGCTTGGGAGGTACCACGATGTCGTCCAGCCGGCCCTGCGGGAGGTGCGTCGACGTCGGCAGCGGAGGTTTGGGAGGGATCACGATGCCGTCGATCGAGGTGACGGCGGCCCCCGACGATGCGGGATCAGAGGCGCGCTTCTTCGCCTTACGCGGCGTGCGGGGCTTACGCGGCGCTGACGCGACCGGCGCGTCGAACTCCCCCGCATCGGGCGAGGCCTGGGCAGTCGCCGAGCGTGGACCGCGTGGCACCGGAAGAGAGGCTGTCACCGGTCCAACGTATCAACGGTGCCCCTGTGAGACACCCTGTGAACCCGCCGTGTCCTTCGCGACGAAACAGAACATCCCCTGTGATTGCCGAGAGTCTTCAGCAACGTTCGCTACCATGGGCAAAGCACGACGGGGTGTCTCGCCGGCATGGCCGGGATCCCAGACACAGACTCCAGGAGCTGATAGTGACTGTTCAGACCGTCATCCTCGCGGCAGGTATGGGCTCGCGTCTCGGGCGCAGCCTGCCCAAGTCGCTGACCAAGCTCAACGACGGCCGCTCGATCATGGGCCAGCAGCATGACAATCTGCATGCTGCGTTCGGGCAAGACGTGCGCATCACCACGATCGTCGGCTACCGTGCCGAGACGATCGTCGAGGCCTTCCCGAAGGCGGACTACGTCTACAACGACCGCTACGACCAGACGAACACCTCGAAGAGCCTCGTGCGGGGGCTTTCGGCGACCGGCCGGGGCGGCGTGCTCTGGATGAACGGCGACGTCGTCTTCGATCCGCGCATCCTCGGCCGCGCGATCCCGCTCATCGAGGCGGATCGCTCGTTCGTCGCGGTGAACACGTCAAAGGTCAGCGACGAAGAGGTCAAGTACACGGTTGCTGCCGACGGCTCCATCAAGGAGCTCTCCAAGACCGTCGTCGG contains the following coding sequences:
- a CDS encoding phosphocholine cytidylyltransferase family protein; translation: MTVQTVILAAGMGSRLGRSLPKSLTKLNDGRSIMGQQHDNLHAAFGQDVRITTIVGYRAETIVEAFPKADYVYNDRYDQTNTSKSLVRGLSATGRGGVLWMNGDVVFDPRILGRAIPLIEADRSFVAVNTSKVSDEEVKYTVAADGSIKELSKTVVGGIGEAIGINYISSRDKKALIRQLHRVDDQDYFERGLELAILEDGLKLVPLDISDLYAVEVDFAEDLDRANLYV
- a CDS encoding ABC transporter ATP-binding protein, with protein sequence MTASLPVPRGPRSATAQASPDAGEFDAPVASAPRKPRTPRKAKKRASDPASSGAAVTSIDGIVIPPKPPLPTSTHLPQGRLDDIVVPPKPPLPTSEPEPESGPEPGPELEPEPEPEPEPEPGLEPEPEPEPEPELEPEPEPEEEAGPVPEDVPAQESDTRGEVAPEAIEAEPQAGAPPTAEPLAEPHSDVPAVVIRGLVKSFGSTAAVGGIDLTVPAGAFYGILGPNGAGKTTTLSMISGLLRPDQGSIEIGGVDLRRHPREISRMIGVLPDRLRTFDRLTGRQLLFYTGMLRGLDAGIVNARIADLARAFDMVEALRRPVSDYSAGMTKKVMLAGALLHSPRLLVLDEPFEAVDPVSSAVILEILTTYVDHGGTVILSSHGMELIERVCARVAVIVAGQVLAEGSIDEVRGELTLEQRFLQLAGGLSDVEGLEWLHGFSD